A stretch of Ipomoea triloba cultivar NCNSP0323 chromosome 13, ASM357664v1 DNA encodes these proteins:
- the LOC116001361 gene encoding uncharacterized protein LOC116001361 produces the protein MFSVYGVEMNKNIYVIVTVLWDSFCDLPSIQSNDDFAAWLSKVIEGRNDEAIRACMALCWSIWKSRNDLLWNTKPWTPSEVVRRAVLLAEEWNTLFAAPGNLLINGSEHAIDPGINDGVIIHVDAAVFSDREEGYVSAVVHGSDGGYLAARNCSVRSLRNPILAEAMAVKEALSWAKDRGWHKVVLYSDCQLVCNLLKSSLPNNSYVGCIVRDCVSLKRYFVDVSFHYIARSANTLAHVLARATASQSGPGVWFSSFPNCIQHLLLVN, from the exons ATGTTTTCAGTTTATGGAGTTGAGATGAACAAGAATATATATGTGATAGTGACTGT GTTATGGGACAGTTTTTGTGATCTTCCTTCAATACAGTCAAATGATGACTTCGCTGCTTGGTTGTCGAAAGTCATTGAAGGGAGAAACGATGAAGCGATTCGTGCATGCATGGCACTGTGTTGGTCTATTTGGAAAAGTCGTAATGATTTGTTGTGGAACACTAAGCCTTGGACACCCAGTGAGGTGGTACGACGGGCGGTTCTTTTGGCGGAAGAGTGGAATACACTATTTGCAGCTCCAGGTAATTTGCTTATCAATGGTTCAGAACATGCAATCGATCCTGGTATTAATGATGGAGTAATTATTCATGTTGATGCTGCTGTTTTTTCTGATAGAGAGGAGGGGTATGTGTCTGCTGTGGTGCATGGGAGTGATGGAGGGTATTTGGCGGCTCGCAATTGTTCAGTGAGGAGTCTTCGGAATCCTATTCTTGCGGAGGCGATGGCTGTTAAAGAGGCACTCTCTTGGGCGAAGGATCGTGGTTGGCATAAAGTTGTGTTGTATTCCGATTGCCAGCTGGTTTGCAACCTTTTGAAGAGCTCCTTGCCGAATAATTCTTATGTTGGTTGCATTGTTCGTGATTGTGTTTCTTTGAAACGCTACTTTGTTGATGTATCGTTTCATTATATTGCTAGATCAGCGAATACGCTAGCTCATGTGTTAGCAAGAGCTACGGCTTCTCAGTCTGGTCCTGGTGTTTGGTTTTCTTCTTTCCCTAACTGTATTCAACATTTGCTTTTGGTTAATTAA
- the LOC116001782 gene encoding pentatricopeptide repeat-containing protein At1g08070, chloroplastic-like, translating to MNVRLRATLNSLNIAKFIQIQKNLSKPTPKLWSHGDDPNDEGVHTLRRSHPILLTLDKINPTLQQVDQVHAQLVVSGNFQHPMASGRLLKKLCSSKLTLPHAVKLFSYLEEPDAFLCNTIMRGYVNFDEPEKALAFYYHQMVEKGIVQNNYTFPTLVKACADMGLLSEGEKVHANVIKCGFELDLYVRNTMIHMYAVCGRIGDARKVFDMSPESDLVTWNTMIDGYVKNGEVQFACRVFDSMPVRDVFSWNTMISAYAGIGDMETAKQLFEEMPSRDIVSWNCLIDGYSQSGDVIAARALFDQMDYRNVVSWNSMMALYVRTKDCNECLRLFDRMMQEGDVKPNEATLMSVLTACAHLGRLDRGEWVHSYIKYTERIKPDVLLSTAVLTMYAKCGAVDLAKRVFDEMPEKSVVSWNSMIMGYGVHGKGERAVEIFLEMERHGVMPNDATFVCVLSACTHSGMILEGWWFFWLMQRVYKIEPKIEHYGCMVDLLGRAGLMNDSEELIGKMPMESGPALWGALLSACRTHSNTELGEIIARQMIKLKPDDVGPYVLLSNIYATEGRWDDVENVRKMMAEKGVQKAAGSSLLQKILQSFPSESE from the coding sequence ATGAACGTTAGACTCAGAGCTACCCTAAATTCTCTCAACATCGCCAAATTCATCCAAATTCAGAAAAACCTCTCAAAGCCAACTCCGAAGCTCTGGTCTCATGGCGACGACCCAAACGACGAAGGCGTTCACACGTTACGCCGTAGCCACCCCATCTTGCTCACATTGGACAAAATCAACCCCACGCTGCAACAGGTCGACCAAGTTCATGCCCAGCTCGTTGTTTCTGGAAACTTTCAGCACCCAATGGCCTCCGGCCGGTTACTGAAAAAGCTTTGCTCTTCGAAACTCACACTCCCTCACGCTGTGAAGCTCTTTTCGTATCTTGAAGAGCCTGATGCTTTCCTATGTAATACGATTATGAGAGGTTACGTGAATTTTGATGAGCCCGAAAAGGCTTTAGCGTTTTATTATCATCAAATGGTTGAAAAGGGAATCGTTCAGAATAATTATACGTTTCCGACGTTAGTAAAGGCTTGCGCCGATATGGGATTGCTGAGCGAGGGCGAGAAGGTTCACGCCAATGTTATAAAATGTGGGTTTGAATTGGATTTATATGTTAGGAATACTATGATTCACATGTATGCGGTTTGTGGTAGGATTGGGGACGCACGGAAGGTGTTTGATATGAGTCCTGAATCAGATTTAGTGACTTGGAATACTATGATTGATGGTTATGTTAAAAATGGGGAAGTGCAATTTGCCTGCCGGGTGTTTGATAGTATGCCTGTAAGAGATGTTTTTAGTTGGAATACAATGATTTCCGCTTACGCGGGGATTGGGGATATGGAGACCGCAAAGCAGTTGTTTGAGGAGATGCCTTCCAGAGATATTGTTTCTTGGAATTGTTTGATCGATGGGTATTCTCAAAGTGGAGATGTCATTGCTGCTCGGGCACTGTTTGATCAAATGGATTACCGTAATGTTGTTTCTTGGAATAGTATGATGGCACTTTATGTGCGGACAAAAGATTGTAATGAGTGTTTGAGATTGTTCGATAGAATGATGCAAGAAGGAGATGTTAAACCAAATGAGGCTACCTTAATGAGTGTCTTGACGGCTTGTGCACACTTGGGGAGGCTAGACAGAGGTGAATGGGTTCATTCCTATATCAAATACACCGAGAGAATAAAGCCTGATGTTTTGCTCTCAACCGCTGTGTTAACAATGTATGCAAAATGTGGAGCGGTGGATTTGGCTAAACGTGTGTTTGATGAGATGCCAGAGAAAAGTGTTGTATCATGGAATTCTATGATAATGGGTTACGGGGTACATGGGAAGGGTGAGAGAGCTGTTGAAATATTCTTAGAGATGGAAAGGCACGGAGTGATGCCAAATGATGCTActtttgtgtgtgttttgaGTGCATGTACTCATTCCGGGATGATACTGGAGGGCTGGTGGTTCTTCTGGTTAATGCAGAGAGTCTATAAGATTGAACCCAAGATTGAACATTACGGTTGCATGGTTGATCTCCTTGGTCGGGCTGGATTGATGAATGATTCTGAGGAGCTTATCGGGAAGATGCCTATGGAGTCAGGTCCTGCACTTTGGGGAGCTTTACTATCCGCTTGCAGGACCCACTCAAATACAGAGCTCGGGGAGATCATAGCTAGGCAGATGATAAAATTGAAGCCAGATGACGTCGGGCCTTATGTACTCTTATCGAATATATATGCCACAGAGGGAAGATGGGATGATGTAGAGAATGTGAGAAAGATGATGGCTGAGAAGGGAGTACAGAAGGCAGCTGGATCTAGCCTGCTCCAAAAAATACTGCAATCTTTTCCTTCAGAATCCGAATGA